One part of the Equus asinus isolate D_3611 breed Donkey chromosome 6, EquAss-T2T_v2, whole genome shotgun sequence genome encodes these proteins:
- the EIF2B4 gene encoding translation initiation factor eIF2B subunit delta isoform X7, translated as MTQEEKLQLRKEKKQQKKKRKEEKGAEPETGSAVSAAQCQVGPTKELPGPGSQLGTAGEKVPAGRSKAELRAERRAKQEAERALKQARKGEQGGLPPPAHPSTAGETPSGVKHVPEHTQVDDPTLLRRLVKKPERQQVPTRKDYGSKVSLFSHLPQYSRHNSLTQYMSIPSSVIHPAMVRLGLQYSQGLISGSNARCIALLRALQQVIQDYTTPPNEELSRDLVNKLKPYFSFLTQCRPLSASMYNAIKFLNKEITSVSGSEREEEAKSQLRAAIDRYVQEKIVLASQAISRFAYKKISNGDVILVYGCSSLVSRILQEAWTKGRRFRVVVVDSRPRLEGRHTLRSLVRAGVPASYLLIPAASYVLPEVSKVLLGAHALLANGSVMSRVGTAQLALVARAHNVPVLVCCETYKFCERVQTDAFVSNELDDPDDLLCERGERVALANWQNHSSLRLLNLVYDVTPPELVDLVITELGMIPCSSVPVVLRVKSSDQ; from the exons ATGACCCAAGAAGAGAAGCTGCAGCTTcggaaggaaaagaaacagcagaaGAAGAAACGGAAGGAGGAAAAGGGGGCAGAACCAGAAACTGGCTCTGCTGTATCTGCAGCCCAATGTCAAG TAGGCCCAACCAAAGAACTGCCGGGACCAGGCAGTCAGTTGGGCACTGCTGGGGAGAAAGTTCCAGCTGGTCGGAGTAAAGCTGAACTTCGTGCTGAACGGCGGGCCAAGCAGGAGGCTGAGCGTGCCCTGAAACAGGCAAGAAAAGGGGAACAAGGAgggctccctcctccagcccaccCCAGCACAGCTGGAGAAACCCCCTCAG gagttaaGCATGTCCCTGAGCACACTCAGGTTGATGACCCCACACTTCTTCGAAGACTTGTTAAAAAACCAGAGCGACAACAG GTTCCTACACGAAAGGACTATGGATCCAAAGTCAGTCTCTTCTCCCATCTACCCCAGTACAGCAGACACAACTCTCTGACCCAGTATATGAG CATCCCATCCTCTGTGATCCACCCAGCCATGGTGCGACTCGGCCTGCAGTACTCCCAGGGCCTGATCAGTGGCTCCAATGCCCGGTGTATTGCCCTGCTTCGTGCCTTGCAGCAG GTGATTCAGGATTACACAACACCTCCCAATGAAGAACTCTCAAGAGACCTAGTGAATAAACTAAAGCCCTACTTCAG TTTCCTGACCCAGTGCCGTCCCCTGTCAGCAAGCATGTACAATGCTATCAAGTTCCTTAACAAGGAGATCACCAGTGTGAGCGGCTCCGAGCGGGAAGAGGAG GCCAAGTCACAACTTCGAGCAGCCATTGATCGGTATGTGCAAGAGAAGATTGTGCTTGCATCTCAGGCAATTTCACGCTTTGCTTATAAGAAGATCAGTAATGGAGATGTGATCCTGGTATATGGATG CTCATCTCTGGTATCACGAATTCTTCAGGAGGCTTGGACTAAGGGCCGGCGGTTTCGGGTGGTAGTGGTGGATAGCCGGCCACGGCTGGAGGGAAGACACACGCTACGTTCTCTGGTCCGTGCTGGGGTCCCTGCCTCCTACCTGCTGATTCCTGCAGCCTCCTATGTGCTCCCAGAG GTTTCTAAGGTGCTATTGGGAGCTCACGCACTCCTGGCCAATGGGTCTGTGATGTCACGGGTAGGGACGGCACAGCTAGCTCTGGTGGCACGAGCCCATAATGTGCCAGTGCTGGTCTGCTGTGAGACATACAAGTTCTGTGAGCGTGTGCAGACTGATGCCTTTGTCTCTAATGAGCTAG ATGACCCTGACGATCTGCTGTGTGAGCGAGGAGAACGTGTGGCCCTGGCTAACTGGCAGAACCACTCGTCCCTACGGTTGTTGAATCTGGTCTATGATGTGACTCCCCCAGAGCTTGTGGATCTGGTGATCACAGAGCTGGGAATGATCCCTTGCAGTTCTGTACCTGTTGTCCTTCGAGTCAAGAGTAGTGACCAGTGA
- the EIF2B4 gene encoding translation initiation factor eIF2B subunit delta isoform X8, translated as MTQEEKLQLRKEKKQQKKKRKEEKGAEPETGSAVSAAQCQGPTKELPGPGSQLGTAGEKVPAGRSKAELRAERRAKQEAERALKQARKGEQGGLPPPAHPSTAGETPSGVKHVPEHTQVDDPTLLRRLVKKPERQQVPTRKDYGSKVSLFSHLPQYSRHNSLTQYMSIPSSVIHPAMVRLGLQYSQGLISGSNARCIALLRALQQVIQDYTTPPNEELSRDLVNKLKPYFSFLTQCRPLSASMYNAIKFLNKEITSVSGSEREEEAKSQLRAAIDRYVQEKIVLASQAISRFAYKKISNGDVILVYGCSSLVSRILQEAWTKGRRFRVVVVDSRPRLEGRHTLRSLVRAGVPASYLLIPAASYVLPEVSKVLLGAHALLANGSVMSRVGTAQLALVARAHNVPVLVCCETYKFCERVQTDAFVSNELDDPDDLLCERGERVALANWQNHSSLRLLNLVYDVTPPELVDLVITELGMIPCSSVPVVLRVKSSDQ; from the exons ATGACCCAAGAAGAGAAGCTGCAGCTTcggaaggaaaagaaacagcagaaGAAGAAACGGAAGGAGGAAAAGGGGGCAGAACCAGAAACTGGCTCTGCTGTATCTGCAGCCCAATGTCAAG GCCCAACCAAAGAACTGCCGGGACCAGGCAGTCAGTTGGGCACTGCTGGGGAGAAAGTTCCAGCTGGTCGGAGTAAAGCTGAACTTCGTGCTGAACGGCGGGCCAAGCAGGAGGCTGAGCGTGCCCTGAAACAGGCAAGAAAAGGGGAACAAGGAgggctccctcctccagcccaccCCAGCACAGCTGGAGAAACCCCCTCAG gagttaaGCATGTCCCTGAGCACACTCAGGTTGATGACCCCACACTTCTTCGAAGACTTGTTAAAAAACCAGAGCGACAACAG GTTCCTACACGAAAGGACTATGGATCCAAAGTCAGTCTCTTCTCCCATCTACCCCAGTACAGCAGACACAACTCTCTGACCCAGTATATGAG CATCCCATCCTCTGTGATCCACCCAGCCATGGTGCGACTCGGCCTGCAGTACTCCCAGGGCCTGATCAGTGGCTCCAATGCCCGGTGTATTGCCCTGCTTCGTGCCTTGCAGCAG GTGATTCAGGATTACACAACACCTCCCAATGAAGAACTCTCAAGAGACCTAGTGAATAAACTAAAGCCCTACTTCAG TTTCCTGACCCAGTGCCGTCCCCTGTCAGCAAGCATGTACAATGCTATCAAGTTCCTTAACAAGGAGATCACCAGTGTGAGCGGCTCCGAGCGGGAAGAGGAG GCCAAGTCACAACTTCGAGCAGCCATTGATCGGTATGTGCAAGAGAAGATTGTGCTTGCATCTCAGGCAATTTCACGCTTTGCTTATAAGAAGATCAGTAATGGAGATGTGATCCTGGTATATGGATG CTCATCTCTGGTATCACGAATTCTTCAGGAGGCTTGGACTAAGGGCCGGCGGTTTCGGGTGGTAGTGGTGGATAGCCGGCCACGGCTGGAGGGAAGACACACGCTACGTTCTCTGGTCCGTGCTGGGGTCCCTGCCTCCTACCTGCTGATTCCTGCAGCCTCCTATGTGCTCCCAGAG GTTTCTAAGGTGCTATTGGGAGCTCACGCACTCCTGGCCAATGGGTCTGTGATGTCACGGGTAGGGACGGCACAGCTAGCTCTGGTGGCACGAGCCCATAATGTGCCAGTGCTGGTCTGCTGTGAGACATACAAGTTCTGTGAGCGTGTGCAGACTGATGCCTTTGTCTCTAATGAGCTAG ATGACCCTGACGATCTGCTGTGTGAGCGAGGAGAACGTGTGGCCCTGGCTAACTGGCAGAACCACTCGTCCCTACGGTTGTTGAATCTGGTCTATGATGTGACTCCCCCAGAGCTTGTGGATCTGGTGATCACAGAGCTGGGAATGATCCCTTGCAGTTCTGTACCTGTTGTCCTTCGAGTCAAGAGTAGTGACCAGTGA
- the EIF2B4 gene encoding translation initiation factor eIF2B subunit delta isoform X9, whose translation MVRLGLQYSQGLISGSNARCIALLRALQQVIQDYTTPPNEELSRDLVNKLKPYFSFLTQCRPLSASMYNAIKFLNKEITSVSGSEREEEAKSQLRAAIDRYVQEKIVLASQAISRFAYKKISNGDVILVYGCSSLVSRILQEAWTKGRRFRVVVVDSRPRLEGRHTLRSLVRAGVPASYLLIPAASYVLPEVSKVLLGAHALLANGSVMSRVGTAQLALVARAHNVPVLVCCETYKFCERVQTDAFVSNELDDPDDLLCERGERVALANWQNHSSLRLLNLVYDVTPPELVDLVITELGMIPCSSVPVVLRVKSSDQ comes from the exons ATGGTGCGACTCGGCCTGCAGTACTCCCAGGGCCTGATCAGTGGCTCCAATGCCCGGTGTATTGCCCTGCTTCGTGCCTTGCAGCAG GTGATTCAGGATTACACAACACCTCCCAATGAAGAACTCTCAAGAGACCTAGTGAATAAACTAAAGCCCTACTTCAG TTTCCTGACCCAGTGCCGTCCCCTGTCAGCAAGCATGTACAATGCTATCAAGTTCCTTAACAAGGAGATCACCAGTGTGAGCGGCTCCGAGCGGGAAGAGGAG GCCAAGTCACAACTTCGAGCAGCCATTGATCGGTATGTGCAAGAGAAGATTGTGCTTGCATCTCAGGCAATTTCACGCTTTGCTTATAAGAAGATCAGTAATGGAGATGTGATCCTGGTATATGGATG CTCATCTCTGGTATCACGAATTCTTCAGGAGGCTTGGACTAAGGGCCGGCGGTTTCGGGTGGTAGTGGTGGATAGCCGGCCACGGCTGGAGGGAAGACACACGCTACGTTCTCTGGTCCGTGCTGGGGTCCCTGCCTCCTACCTGCTGATTCCTGCAGCCTCCTATGTGCTCCCAGAG GTTTCTAAGGTGCTATTGGGAGCTCACGCACTCCTGGCCAATGGGTCTGTGATGTCACGGGTAGGGACGGCACAGCTAGCTCTGGTGGCACGAGCCCATAATGTGCCAGTGCTGGTCTGCTGTGAGACATACAAGTTCTGTGAGCGTGTGCAGACTGATGCCTTTGTCTCTAATGAGCTAG ATGACCCTGACGATCTGCTGTGTGAGCGAGGAGAACGTGTGGCCCTGGCTAACTGGCAGAACCACTCGTCCCTACGGTTGTTGAATCTGGTCTATGATGTGACTCCCCCAGAGCTTGTGGATCTGGTGATCACAGAGCTGGGAATGATCCCTTGCAGTTCTGTACCTGTTGTCCTTCGAGTCAAGAGTAGTGACCAGTGA